One region of Streptomyces sp. CG4 genomic DNA includes:
- a CDS encoding aldehyde dehydrogenase family protein translates to MTSTPLPSTDELRTRARASLRNIGVDVPQGDDFHARTPLTGEHLFGLAAATGAETEEAVAATRTAFLTWRTTPAPRRGELVRRLGELLRAHKSDLADLVTIEAGKIRSEALGEIQEMIDICDFAVGLSRQLYGRTIASERPGHRLAETWHPLGVVGVISAFNFPAAVWSWNTAVALVCGDTVIWKPSEFTPLISLACDHLLASAAEEVGAPRDVHRLLLGDRAVGEQLVDDPRVALVSATGSTRMGREVGPRVAARFGRSLLELGGNNAAIVAPSADLDLAVPAIVFAAAGTAGQRCTTLRRLIVHRDIADPLIERLTSAYTKLPLGNPFDDTTLVGPLISTTALDAMGHALTRVQAQGGKILAGGNRRLAEAAPAAAYTEPVLVRVGEQTDVVREETFAPILYVLTYDTLDEAIAVHNDVPQGLSSSIFTRDQQEAEVFLSAAGSDCGIANVNIGTSGAEIGGAFGGEKDTGGGRESGSDAWKSYMRSATNTINYSGELALAQGVSFL, encoded by the coding sequence ATGACCAGCACCCCACTGCCCAGCACGGACGAGCTGCGCACCCGCGCCCGTGCGTCCCTCCGGAACATCGGCGTCGACGTGCCCCAGGGCGACGACTTCCACGCCCGTACGCCGCTCACCGGCGAGCACCTCTTCGGGCTGGCGGCCGCCACCGGCGCCGAGACCGAGGAGGCCGTCGCCGCCACCCGCACGGCCTTCCTCACCTGGCGCACCACACCGGCACCGCGGCGCGGTGAACTCGTGCGCCGCCTGGGCGAGTTGCTGCGCGCGCACAAGAGCGACCTGGCCGATCTCGTCACCATCGAGGCAGGCAAGATCCGCTCCGAGGCGCTCGGTGAGATCCAGGAGATGATCGACATCTGCGACTTCGCGGTCGGCCTGTCCCGGCAGTTGTACGGCCGTACGATCGCCTCCGAGCGCCCCGGCCACCGGCTGGCGGAGACCTGGCATCCGCTCGGCGTGGTCGGCGTCATCTCCGCGTTCAACTTCCCCGCCGCCGTGTGGTCCTGGAACACCGCGGTCGCCCTGGTCTGTGGCGACACGGTGATCTGGAAGCCCTCGGAGTTCACGCCGCTGATCTCCCTGGCCTGCGACCACCTGCTCGCCAGCGCCGCCGAGGAGGTCGGCGCGCCGCGTGATGTGCACCGGCTGCTGCTCGGTGACCGGGCGGTCGGCGAGCAGCTGGTCGACGACCCCCGCGTCGCCCTCGTCAGCGCCACCGGCTCGACCCGTATGGGCCGTGAGGTCGGCCCGCGCGTCGCCGCCCGCTTCGGCCGCAGCCTGCTGGAACTCGGCGGCAACAACGCCGCGATCGTCGCCCCCTCCGCCGACCTGGACCTGGCCGTCCCGGCCATCGTCTTCGCCGCGGCCGGCACCGCGGGCCAGCGCTGTACGACACTGCGCCGCCTCATCGTCCACCGCGACATCGCCGACCCCCTCATCGAGCGGCTGACCAGCGCCTACACCAAGCTGCCCCTCGGCAACCCGTTCGACGACACGACGCTCGTCGGCCCGCTCATCTCCACGACGGCTCTCGACGCCATGGGCCACGCCCTCACCCGCGTCCAGGCCCAGGGCGGCAAGATCCTCGCCGGCGGAAACCGGCGCCTCGCCGAGGCTGCGCCCGCCGCGGCCTACACCGAGCCGGTCCTCGTCCGCGTCGGCGAACAGACCGACGTCGTAAGGGAGGAGACCTTCGCACCGATCCTGTACGTCCTCACCTACGACACCCTCGACGAGGCGATCGCCGTGCACAACGACGTCCCGCAGGGCCTGTCGTCCAGCATCTTCACCCGCGACCAGCAGGAGGCCGAGGTCTTCCTGTCCGCCGCCGGCTCCGACTGCGGCATCGCCAACGTGAACATCGGCACCTCCGGAGCCGAGATCGGCGGCGCCTTCGGCGGCGAGAAGGACACCGGCGGCGGCCGGGAGTCC
- a CDS encoding DUF1338 family protein, whose amino-acid sequence MISQWRLRAAFAERLSRMYGREVPAYTTLVDVSREVNEDVLRARGAEAERLGSISRVTAERHGAVRVGTPRELRQVARVFGALGMHPVGFYDLREAAASAVPVVSTAFRPVDGEELARNPFRVFTSLLTPADPRFFDAGLRARLEAFLAARELFPPELLALADRAAAERELPEQEAERFLRLAVAAFELSAEPVDKAWYETLEQVSAVAADIGGVRSTHINHLTPRVLDIDELYRRMTERGIEMIDTIQGPPAWKGPDVLLRQTSFRALAEPRALRTPDGDVVTGALRVRFGEVEARGIALTRQGRALYDDLLGRVDEQAAQHAAESRGDIARAVWERHMPGSEQELAAEGLAYFSYRLGPDRPRDGSRPPAGLGELVRQGWVRAEPIVYEDFLPRSAAGIFQSNLGGAGTRDNAQQGAAYDAAWLSGAIGRDVLDPFTLYERQQNRSLEEVARALDLADTPSPLQGRP is encoded by the coding sequence ATGATCAGTCAGTGGCGGCTGCGGGCCGCCTTCGCGGAGCGGCTGTCACGGATGTACGGGCGGGAGGTGCCCGCCTACACCACGCTCGTGGACGTCTCGCGCGAGGTCAACGAAGACGTGCTGCGCGCGCGGGGAGCCGAGGCCGAACGCCTGGGGTCCATCAGCCGGGTGACCGCCGAGCGGCACGGGGCCGTCCGCGTCGGCACACCCCGCGAACTGCGGCAGGTCGCCCGTGTCTTCGGTGCTCTCGGCATGCACCCGGTCGGCTTCTACGACCTGCGGGAGGCCGCCGCCAGCGCCGTGCCCGTCGTCTCCACCGCCTTCCGGCCGGTCGACGGCGAGGAACTGGCACGCAACCCCTTCCGGGTGTTCACCTCCCTGCTCACCCCGGCCGACCCCCGTTTCTTCGACGCCGGCCTGCGTGCGCGCCTGGAGGCCTTCCTCGCAGCTCGCGAACTCTTCCCGCCCGAGCTGCTCGCGCTGGCCGACCGGGCCGCCGCCGAGCGGGAACTGCCCGAGCAGGAGGCCGAGCGGTTCCTGCGGCTCGCCGTGGCGGCCTTCGAGCTGTCCGCCGAGCCGGTCGACAAGGCCTGGTACGAGACCCTGGAGCAGGTCTCCGCCGTGGCCGCGGACATCGGCGGCGTGCGCAGCACGCACATCAACCACCTCACCCCCCGCGTCCTGGACATCGACGAGCTGTACCGGCGGATGACCGAGCGCGGCATCGAGATGATCGACACCATCCAGGGCCCGCCGGCCTGGAAGGGCCCCGATGTCCTGCTGCGGCAGACCTCCTTCCGTGCCCTGGCCGAGCCCCGCGCGCTGCGCACCCCGGACGGCGATGTCGTCACCGGCGCCCTGCGGGTCCGCTTCGGCGAGGTCGAAGCCCGCGGCATCGCCCTGACCCGCCAGGGCCGCGCCCTGTACGACGACCTGCTGGGCCGCGTGGACGAGCAGGCCGCGCAGCACGCCGCGGAGTCCCGCGGTGACATCGCGCGCGCCGTGTGGGAGCGGCACATGCCCGGCAGCGAACAGGAACTCGCCGCCGAGGGACTGGCCTACTTCTCCTACCGGCTCGGCCCGGACCGGCCGCGCGACGGCAGCCGCCCGCCCGCCGGCCTCGGCGAACTGGTGCGGCAGGGCTGGGTGCGCGCCGAGCCCATCGTCTACGAGGACTTCCTGCCCCGCTCCGCCGCCGGCATCTTCCAGTCCAACCTCGGCGGCGCGGGCACCCGCGACAACGCCCAGCAGGGCGCCGCGTACGACGCCGCCTGGCTCTCCGGCGCCATCGGCCGCGACGTCCTGGACCCCTTCACCCTCTACGAGCGGCAGCAGAACCGCTCCCTCGAAGAGGTCGCCCGCGCACTCGACCTCGCCGACACCCCCTCACCCCTTCAAGGACGGCCATGA
- a CDS encoding NAD(P)/FAD-dependent oxidoreductase: MSSSAFRTVPAAADVVIIGGGVMGASTAFHLAEAGVTNIVVVERGDLGCGSSGKPIGGVRAQFSDPLNIELGSRSLRAYRDFPRRPGAGIGLDTVGYLFLLDSAQQADAFAAGVELQNSLDVPSRMIGPDEARRLCPYLSTDGLVAAAYSPADGHARPALVVQGYARAAARAGVTLATHTAVLGLDTAGDRVVAVHTSHGRIACPTVICTAGAWSARIGAMAGVDLPIRPVKRQLSFTVPLTPPAPRIPFTIDFSSTAYFHNSDDGLLFGLADPDQEDGFDTTWTPEWLDMFRAVVRHRAPALADMRTGDGWAGLYEVTPDHNALIGRSAKLPNFLYAAGFSGHGFLQAPAVGEVVRDLYLEREPFTDISPLSADRFRPGAGARPEAHVV, encoded by the coding sequence TTGTCCTCCTCCGCCTTCCGCACCGTTCCGGCCGCCGCCGATGTCGTGATCATCGGTGGTGGCGTCATGGGTGCGAGCACCGCGTTCCATCTCGCCGAGGCCGGCGTGACGAACATCGTCGTCGTCGAGCGCGGCGACCTGGGCTGCGGCAGTTCGGGCAAGCCGATCGGCGGTGTCCGCGCCCAGTTCTCCGATCCGCTCAACATCGAGCTGGGCAGCCGCAGCCTTCGGGCCTATCGTGACTTCCCCCGCCGGCCCGGCGCCGGCATCGGGCTCGACACCGTCGGCTACCTCTTCCTCCTCGACAGCGCACAGCAGGCGGACGCCTTCGCAGCCGGGGTCGAGCTCCAGAACAGCCTCGACGTGCCGAGCCGCATGATCGGCCCCGACGAGGCTCGGCGCCTGTGTCCCTACCTCAGCACGGACGGACTCGTGGCCGCCGCGTACTCCCCCGCCGACGGGCACGCGCGCCCCGCCCTGGTCGTCCAGGGGTATGCGCGGGCCGCGGCCCGGGCCGGCGTCACCCTCGCCACCCACACCGCGGTCCTGGGCCTCGACACGGCCGGAGACCGGGTCGTCGCAGTACACACCAGCCACGGCCGTATCGCGTGCCCCACCGTCATCTGCACGGCCGGGGCATGGTCGGCGCGGATCGGCGCCATGGCCGGCGTCGACCTGCCCATCCGGCCGGTGAAACGGCAGCTGTCCTTCACCGTGCCGCTCACGCCGCCCGCCCCGCGCATCCCGTTCACGATCGACTTCTCCTCGACCGCGTACTTCCACAACAGCGACGACGGCCTGCTGTTCGGGCTGGCCGACCCCGACCAGGAGGACGGCTTCGACACGACCTGGACGCCGGAGTGGCTGGACATGTTCCGCGCCGTCGTCCGTCACCGCGCCCCGGCCCTGGCCGACATGCGGACCGGCGACGGCTGGGCGGGCCTGTACGAGGTCACACCGGACCACAACGCGCTCATCGGCCGCTCCGCCAAGCTGCCCAACTTCCTTTACGCCGCCGGGTTTTCCGGTCACGGTTTCCTGCAGGCACCCGCGGTCGGCGAGGTCGTCCGCGACCTGTACCTGGAGCGCGAGCCGTTCACCGACATCTCCCCGCTCAGCGCCGACCGGTTCCGCCCCGGCGCCGGCGCCCGCCCCGAAGCCCACGTCGTGTGA
- a CDS encoding LysR substrate-binding domain-containing protein, with protein sequence MDWTSAQLRSLVELTRRGTITAVAEALGYTPGGVSQQIAALEKATGMHLLRRVGRRVELTDAGATLAVHAERILTTEAEAVEALERTRNEISGTLRVGLFATAAAEILPPALRRVRERHPGVTVRSRDMDVDEVYDAVAGGAVDLALGLDYPDVPIPRDPSLRVTELSRERFSLAVPAGAVPGRKKVSLADAGGLDWILPSAGSYYGRAVLTACRRAGFEPQVLHEVTDTAATLALVEAGVGVSVVTDLMLRLRPSCLDVLELRETMERHIVVVCRSFAEHRPTVAALIDVLARTARADQSPSGTAARPSKRPM encoded by the coding sequence ATGGACTGGACGAGTGCGCAGCTGCGCTCACTGGTGGAACTGACCAGGCGCGGCACCATCACCGCGGTCGCGGAGGCCCTGGGATACACGCCCGGCGGCGTCTCGCAGCAGATCGCCGCGCTGGAGAAGGCCACCGGGATGCACCTGCTGAGACGGGTGGGACGGCGCGTGGAACTCACCGACGCCGGGGCCACCCTGGCTGTGCACGCCGAGCGCATCCTCACGACGGAGGCCGAGGCCGTCGAGGCGCTGGAGCGCACACGGAACGAGATATCCGGAACGCTGCGGGTGGGGCTCTTCGCCACGGCCGCCGCCGAGATCCTGCCGCCGGCCCTGCGCCGGGTGCGCGAGCGGCATCCCGGCGTGACCGTGCGCAGCCGGGACATGGACGTGGACGAGGTGTACGACGCGGTCGCAGGCGGCGCCGTGGACCTGGCCCTGGGCCTGGACTACCCGGACGTGCCGATCCCACGCGATCCGTCCCTGCGGGTGACCGAGTTGTCCAGGGAACGCTTCTCGCTCGCGGTCCCTGCGGGAGCCGTGCCCGGCCGGAAGAAGGTCTCGCTCGCCGACGCGGGCGGACTGGACTGGATCCTGCCGTCGGCCGGCAGCTATTACGGCCGTGCCGTGCTCACCGCCTGCCGACGGGCCGGTTTCGAGCCGCAGGTGCTGCACGAGGTGACGGACACGGCCGCCACCCTGGCCCTGGTGGAGGCCGGTGTCGGGGTCAGCGTGGTGACCGATCTGATGCTCCGGCTGCGCCCGTCCTGCCTCGACGTCCTGGAGCTGCGGGAGACGATGGAGCGTCACATCGTCGTCGTCTGCCGCTCCTTCGCCGAACACCGGCCGACGGTGGCGGCGCTGATCGATGTCCTGGCCCGCACAGCCCGCGCAGATCAGTCACCGTCGGGTACGGCGGCCAGGCCGTCGAAGAGGCCGATGTAG
- a CDS encoding PadR family transcriptional regulator: MRSSPLGLTVLSLLHLQPLHPYGIQRLIKQWGKDQVVNVSQRASLYRTIDRLLEAGLIAVRETSRDQQYPERTVYEVTDTGRTATREWLREMLVAPRAEYPEFPAALSFTMMLLPQEVAADLSARAGQVRARLAELEAAAEGARQLALPRVTMLEDEYRRAVLTAELDWLDAVTSDLRSGALTWDFETLAALARTTA; this comes from the coding sequence ATGCGCAGCTCCCCTCTCGGCCTCACCGTTCTCTCGCTGCTGCACCTGCAGCCGCTGCACCCGTACGGCATCCAGCGGCTGATCAAGCAGTGGGGGAAGGACCAGGTCGTCAACGTCAGTCAGCGGGCGAGCCTGTACCGGACCATCGACCGGCTGCTCGAGGCGGGGCTGATCGCCGTACGCGAGACCAGCCGGGATCAGCAGTACCCGGAGCGCACGGTCTACGAGGTGACCGACACGGGCCGTACGGCAACGCGCGAGTGGCTGCGGGAGATGCTGGTCGCGCCACGGGCGGAGTACCCGGAATTCCCCGCCGCGCTCTCCTTCACCATGATGCTGCTGCCGCAGGAGGTGGCGGCCGATCTGTCCGCCCGCGCCGGACAAGTACGCGCCCGGCTGGCCGAGTTGGAGGCCGCCGCCGAGGGAGCCCGCCAACTCGCCTTGCCACGGGTCACCATGCTGGAGGACGAGTACCGCCGCGCCGTACTGACCGCAGAGCTCGACTGGCTCGACGCGGTCACCTCCGACCTCCGTTCAGGCGCACTCACCTGGGACTTCGAAACCCTGGCGGCTCTCGCCCGGACTACGGCCTAG
- a CDS encoding FAD-dependent oxidoreductase → MSRTRTALVVGGGIAGPVAALALRRAGIEATVHESYATTADGVGGGLGIAPNGRAALGLVGLDRVGAPMNAIVLQNHKGRTITEIRQPMQFSWRTDLYRRLYDLTLSQGVEVHHGHQLVDVRESDTGIRAVFADGTTSAEADVLIGADGLRSTVRRLIDPQAPQPRYSGLLGFGAEVHGAGLPPTGDRMYMAFGRRAFFGYQSFDDGTGVWFANLPHPYLTWQQVRQTSNEEWLHRLGETFAGDSVPALELLRRTSPDALITAGPMEDLPHVPHWHRGRMVLVGDSAHATSPSSGQGVSLAAESAVELARALRDLPYPQAFAAYEGVRRARVERVIALGARSNSGKAAGPVGRLVRDALLPLFARLSTPEKMAWQYDHRIRWEDPLAA, encoded by the coding sequence ATGTCCCGCACCCGCACCGCCCTCGTCGTGGGCGGTGGCATCGCCGGCCCCGTCGCAGCCCTCGCGCTGCGCCGGGCCGGGATCGAGGCCACCGTGCACGAGTCCTATGCGACGACCGCCGACGGCGTCGGCGGCGGCCTCGGCATCGCACCCAACGGCCGTGCCGCACTCGGCCTGGTCGGACTCGACCGGGTCGGCGCCCCGATGAACGCCATCGTGCTGCAGAACCACAAGGGCAGGACCATCACCGAGATCCGCCAGCCCATGCAGTTCAGCTGGCGCACCGATCTGTACCGACGGCTCTACGACCTGACTCTCAGCCAGGGCGTCGAAGTGCACCACGGCCATCAGCTGGTCGACGTACGCGAGAGCGACACCGGCATCCGGGCCGTCTTCGCCGACGGCACCACCAGCGCAGAGGCCGACGTGCTGATCGGCGCCGACGGCCTGCGCTCCACCGTACGCAGGCTGATCGACCCTCAGGCGCCCCAGCCGCGCTACTCGGGACTGCTGGGCTTCGGCGCCGAGGTCCACGGCGCCGGACTGCCGCCGACCGGCGACCGTATGTACATGGCCTTCGGCCGCCGGGCGTTCTTCGGCTACCAGTCGTTCGACGACGGCACCGGCGTCTGGTTCGCCAACCTCCCCCATCCCTACCTGACCTGGCAGCAGGTGCGGCAGACCTCGAACGAGGAGTGGCTGCACCGGCTGGGCGAGACCTTCGCCGGGGACAGCGTCCCCGCCCTGGAACTGCTGCGGCGCACCTCGCCCGACGCGCTGATCACCGCCGGTCCCATGGAGGATCTCCCGCACGTCCCGCACTGGCACCGCGGCCGCATGGTGCTGGTCGGCGACTCCGCCCACGCCACCTCGCCCAGCTCCGGCCAGGGCGTCTCGCTGGCCGCGGAGAGCGCCGTCGAACTGGCCCGCGCGCTGCGGGACCTGCCGTATCCCCAGGCGTTCGCGGCCTACGAGGGCGTTCGCCGCGCCCGCGTCGAGCGAGTGATCGCCCTGGGCGCCCGCAGCAACAGCGGCAAGGCTGCCGGGCCGGTGGGCCGGCTGGTCCGGGACGCTCTCCTGCCGCTGTTCGCCCGCCTCTCCACGCCCGAGAAGATGGCCTGGCAGTACGACCACCGGATCCGCTGGGAGGACCCCCTCGCCGCATGA
- a CDS encoding TetR/AcrR family transcriptional regulator, translating to MPTGIALRDARAQLFAAAERVLLRDGANALTSRAVTTEAGVAKGLLHRHFADFDDFLVQFVLDGIGRVEAQAAALCESAGTGTVVANVTRALTDLFASIALHIVGLVISRDAVRTRLREVTGAGIPVLREATDMIRSYLEAERERGRFAADADIDALAPTLIGAAHLLFAGREGTPPAADEVERVVTTVITDAVT from the coding sequence GTGCCGACAGGGATCGCTCTGCGCGACGCCCGTGCGCAACTGTTCGCCGCCGCGGAACGCGTGCTGCTCCGGGACGGGGCGAACGCGCTGACCAGCCGGGCGGTCACCACCGAGGCGGGCGTCGCCAAAGGCCTGTTGCACCGGCACTTCGCGGACTTCGACGACTTCCTCGTCCAGTTCGTCCTGGACGGCATCGGCCGGGTCGAGGCTCAGGCCGCCGCGCTGTGCGAGTCCGCCGGCACCGGCACCGTCGTCGCCAACGTGACCCGCGCGCTGACCGACCTCTTCGCATCGATCGCCCTGCACATCGTCGGCCTGGTCATCTCCCGCGACGCCGTACGCACGAGGCTGCGCGAGGTCACCGGCGCCGGTATTCCGGTGCTGAGGGAGGCCACCGACATGATCCGCTCCTACCTCGAAGCCGAGCGCGAGCGGGGTCGCTTCGCAGCCGACGCCGACATCGACGCGCTCGCACCCACGCTGATCGGGGCCGCCCATCTCCTGTTCGCCGGCCGGGAAGGTACGCCACCGGCGGCCGACGAGGTCGAAAGGGTCGTCACCACGGTCATCACCGATGCCGTGACCTAG
- a CDS encoding class I SAM-dependent methyltransferase, producing the protein MAQSYGTDAERYDRTRPRYPDAMVERIIAAGQGRDVLDVGAGTGIAGLAFQAAGCRVLGVEPDPRMAEFARRKGLEVEVATFEDWDPAGRTFDTLIAGTAWHWIDPVAGAAKAARTLRPGGRLALFWNAFRPTRDVAEAFAAVYARVLPASPIYQRAMAGPESYAGMVARMSDGLARSGAFDAPEQWHFDWDRRYTRDAWLDQVPTFGGHGRLPPAELDALLAGLADAIDAMGGSFTMHYTALVLTSVR; encoded by the coding sequence GTGGCGCAGTCGTACGGCACGGACGCCGAACGATACGACCGGACCCGGCCCCGCTACCCCGACGCCATGGTGGAGCGCATCATCGCCGCCGGCCAGGGCCGCGACGTCCTCGACGTGGGCGCGGGCACCGGTATCGCCGGACTGGCCTTCCAGGCCGCCGGTTGCCGGGTGCTGGGCGTCGAACCCGACCCGCGGATGGCAGAGTTCGCCCGCCGCAAGGGACTTGAGGTCGAGGTCGCCACCTTCGAGGACTGGGACCCGGCCGGCCGGACCTTCGACACGCTGATCGCCGGGACGGCCTGGCACTGGATCGACCCGGTGGCCGGCGCCGCCAAGGCGGCCCGCACGCTGCGCCCCGGCGGCCGGCTGGCGCTGTTCTGGAACGCCTTCCGGCCCACCCGCGACGTGGCCGAGGCGTTCGCCGCGGTCTATGCCCGGGTGCTGCCCGCCTCGCCGATCTATCAGCGCGCGATGGCCGGTCCCGAGAGCTATGCGGGCATGGTCGCCAGGATGTCCGACGGGCTCGCGCGGTCAGGCGCGTTCGACGCACCCGAGCAGTGGCACTTCGACTGGGACCGCCGCTACACCCGCGACGCATGGCTGGACCAGGTGCCGACCTTCGGCGGCCACGGCCGGCTTCCCCCGGCCGAGCTGGACGCGCTCCTCGCCGGCCTCGCAGACGCCATCGACGCGATGGGCGGCAGCTTCACCATGCACTACACCGCGCTGGTGCTCACCAGCGTGCGTTGA
- a CDS encoding XdhC family protein produces the protein MRELAETARRWAAQGRTGVLARPLTEQGFGPRHPADAVLIDQDGQCYGTLYRGVFDDYLAAEAAALPAGHTACVREVSVHDDDVKRAGMTCGGQAEVLLQSLHTVPARWWDLLAEGADAALITQLDEQQTQVASTVATTAPEGGDGPAQAVERARELLTRRRAGRDARYTDDGLVLIETFPAVPHLVVVGGGELADLLTAQAHLLGWHATVETAAQDAVRRLAERPAAACLIVLSHEPDVDVPVLSAALTSGIPYVGALGSRRTQARRAADLVKAGLDEKQLASVHGPIGLDLGARTPAETALAICAEVLAALDGREARVLREADGPINA, from the coding sequence ATGCGTGAGCTGGCGGAGACGGCACGGCGGTGGGCGGCACAGGGACGTACGGGCGTTCTGGCCCGCCCCCTCACCGAGCAGGGCTTCGGCCCCCGGCACCCCGCCGACGCGGTCCTGATCGACCAGGACGGCCAGTGCTACGGCACCCTGTACCGCGGCGTGTTCGACGACTACTTGGCCGCGGAAGCCGCCGCCCTGCCCGCGGGGCACACCGCGTGCGTGCGTGAGGTGTCCGTCCACGACGACGACGTGAAGCGGGCGGGCATGACCTGCGGCGGCCAGGCCGAGGTACTGCTGCAGTCCCTGCACACCGTGCCCGCCCGCTGGTGGGACCTGCTGGCCGAAGGGGCCGATGCCGCGCTGATCACCCAGCTGGACGAGCAGCAGACCCAGGTGGCCAGCACCGTGGCGACGACCGCGCCGGAGGGCGGTGACGGGCCGGCCCAGGCCGTCGAACGCGCTCGGGAACTGCTCACCCGCCGCCGGGCCGGTCGGGACGCCCGCTACACGGACGACGGACTCGTCCTCATCGAGACGTTCCCGGCCGTACCCCACCTGGTCGTCGTGGGCGGAGGCGAACTCGCCGACCTGCTCACCGCACAGGCCCACCTGCTGGGCTGGCACGCCACGGTGGAGACAGCCGCTCAGGACGCCGTCCGGCGGCTCGCCGAACGCCCGGCCGCCGCCTGCCTCATCGTCCTCAGCCATGAACCGGACGTCGACGTCCCCGTCCTGTCCGCCGCGCTGACCAGCGGCATCCCCTACGTGGGCGCGCTGGGCTCACGCCGCACCCAGGCCCGACGAGCTGCAGACCTCGTCAAAGCCGGCCTCGACGAGAAGCAACTCGCGTCTGTCCACGGCCCCATCGGCCTCGACCTGGGCGCCCGCACCCCGGCCGAGACGGCGCTCGCCATCTGCGCCGAGGTGCTCGCCGCGCTCGACGGGCGCGAGGCCCGCGTGCTGCGCGAGGCGGACGGGCCGATCAACGCCTGA
- a CDS encoding methyltransferase domain-containing protein produces MIQVVEHTPQEGPYAVGTTLGRAGLPVEVCRTWAGDRVPDRVDDMVALVVMGGPDSVDADTVGHGAELALLRAALAAEVPVLGVCLGAQLLAIAAGGAARPGTGARIGWGDVRTTAAALTDPLFAAVPQRLRVPHWHSGGTVDLPATATLLASCEHHPVQAFRIGGSAWGIPFPLEAAAAAAYALAGAHPEGAASAADPTAAAPTTAAPTEPMARAALTRHRDTVLTCFAAYVAERAEQTTIRAFFTRRAATWEERFADDAPRYAAAAERMRLRPGQRVLDVGCGTGRVLPTLRTQVGDRGVVVGVDLTPAMLTAAVREGRAGDGSLLLADACRLPLPAGAMDGVFSAGLINHVPDPAAALREWARVTTSGGVLLLFHPSGRAERAARHGYPPDPDDSLAEDNLRPALLTAGWDLTSYEDGPHHFLAHASRQDA; encoded by the coding sequence GTGATCCAGGTCGTGGAGCACACACCGCAGGAAGGGCCGTACGCCGTCGGCACCACGCTCGGGAGGGCCGGGTTGCCGGTCGAGGTCTGCCGGACCTGGGCCGGGGATCGGGTACCGGACCGGGTGGACGACATGGTGGCCCTGGTGGTGATGGGCGGCCCGGACTCCGTCGACGCGGACACCGTAGGGCATGGTGCGGAACTGGCGCTGCTGCGCGCCGCGCTGGCGGCCGAGGTACCCGTGCTCGGCGTGTGCCTGGGCGCTCAGCTGCTGGCGATCGCGGCGGGCGGCGCCGCTCGGCCCGGTACCGGCGCGCGGATCGGCTGGGGTGACGTACGCACGACAGCTGCCGCGCTCACCGACCCCCTGTTCGCGGCCGTGCCGCAGCGGCTGCGGGTGCCACACTGGCACAGCGGCGGCACGGTGGACCTTCCGGCGACGGCGACGTTGCTGGCGTCCTGCGAGCACCACCCGGTGCAGGCGTTCCGGATCGGTGGCTCGGCATGGGGGATCCCGTTCCCCCTGGAGGCGGCCGCGGCGGCGGCATACGCCCTGGCCGGGGCTCACCCGGAAGGAGCGGCCTCGGCTGCGGACCCGACGGCGGCCGCGCCGACGACGGCCGCGCCGACGGAGCCGATGGCACGGGCAGCCCTGACCCGGCACCGCGACACCGTGCTCACGTGCTTCGCCGCGTACGTCGCGGAGCGGGCCGAACAGACCACGATCCGCGCGTTCTTCACCCGGCGGGCAGCCACCTGGGAGGAACGCTTCGCCGACGACGCCCCCAGGTACGCGGCCGCCGCCGAGCGGATGCGACTGCGCCCCGGCCAGCGCGTCCTGGACGTGGGCTGCGGCACCGGACGGGTCCTGCCCACACTGCGCACCCAAGTCGGCGACCGGGGTGTCGTCGTCGGAGTCGACCTCACACCGGCGATGCTCACGGCCGCGGTCCGCGAAGGCCGTGCCGGCGACGGCTCCTTGCTGCTGGCCGACGCCTGTCGGCTGCCGCTGCCGGCGGGCGCGATGGACGGCGTCTTCAGCGCGGGCCTGATCAACCACGTGCCCGATCCCGCCGCGGCACTGCGCGAGTGGGCCCGGGTGACCACCTCCGGCGGCGTGCTCCTGCTGTTCCACCCTTCCGGCCGCGCCGAACGCGCCGCCCGCCACGGGTATCCCCCCGACCCGGACGACTCGCTGGCCGAGGACAACCTGCGCCCCGCACTGCTGACCGCCGGCTGGGACCTGACGTCCTACGAGGACGGCCCACACCACTTCCTGGCGCACGCGTCCCGCCAAGACGCCTGA